The Deltaproteobacteria bacterium genome contains the following window.
AGATGCCGCACCCTGGCGGCGATGCCGACCACGATGCCGAATATGCGCCATTCCCGGCTGGCCGCACGCCGTTCCGATTCGCTCATGTCCCGCACCAGACGGCTTTCGAGGGCGCCGATTCGCTCCACAACGCGGGTTCCCAGTTGCGCCAGGTCTTCACGTGTTGCGTAGTGGTTCATTTCGAGCGCTGCCAAGAGTAATTCGTCGTGGTGCGTGTGGGCTGAACGCTACAGATACTTGACGAAGGCAACGGCGACCGCTGCAACGGCTGTCAACAAGCCGAGCAGGCGCCATGTGAGGTGAGAGATCTGTGCCGTCAGACGGGTTTCAACGCCGGCTATCCGTTCCACCAACCGGGTTTCGAGTTTGGCCAAATCCTCGCGGGTTGCATAGTGCTGTGCTGTTTCCATACCCGATCCCTTACGGCCGAACCGGTCAACGCTACGTCTCCGGAGGACTGGTCCGCAGTCTTCCGCAAACTCACGATTCGACCGTGTGCCATTCCGTGGTGGGTCTTGTCTCCCCGATACTGGACTGTATGGTATCCTAAGGGCGAAGCCGATTCAACAGGAAGGGCTGCATCGCGATGACCGCTGAGGCGTTGCGGTTTCCCGGTCGGTATGGTTAATTGCTCAGTACTCCCCCCAGACACTTGCGCCCGTAGCTCAACTGGATAGAGCGCCAGACTACGGATCTGGAGGTTAGGGGTTCGACTCCCTTCGGGCGCGCCACCTTGCATCTTGTAGTTTCCTCAACAGGTTTGAAGCAGAGAGGCTTCCGCAACGTATTCGCATTCGCCGGATTCTCGGGGCAAAAACCAAGAGTGATGGTTGATGTACGTAACCCGGACTGCTTGAGGACACGAACATGCAAGACCACATCGACGAAAGAAAGGCGCGCTACACGCGCATGGACGAGGGCACGGTGGAGGACTACGCGCTACTGAAGGAGCTTCGGAAGCCGTTCGAGGGCGCCGCCGTCGAGCGTGCGCTGGCGCACCTGGAGCTCTTGCGCGACAGCTACCCGGGCAATCACATCGACCGCTACCAACACTCGCTTCAGACCGCGACCCGCGCCGAGAACGCCGGTGAATGCGACGAGATTGTCGTGGCGGGGCTGCTGCACGACATCGGCGATACCATCTCCCTTTACAACCATGAGGAGATCGGCGCCCAGGTGCTGCGCCCATACGTGAGCCAGTACACCTACTGGATGCTCCGGCAACACGGCATCTTCCAGGGCTACTACTATTTCGACAAGATCGGACGGAACAAGGACGAGCGCGAGCAGTTTCGGGGTCATCCCGCCTTCGAGATGACCGAGCGCTTCTGCCGCGACTATGACCAGGTGTCCTTCGATCCGGACTACGAGACCCGGCCCGTCGAGCACTTCATGCCCAGGATGCGGACGATCTTCGGCCGCGAGCCCTGGGGGCCGTATACGCGGGAGCTCTGGCCGGTTGCC
Protein-coding sequences here:
- a CDS encoding HD domain-containing protein, coding for MQDHIDERKARYTRMDEGTVEDYALLKELRKPFEGAAVERALAHLELLRDSYPGNHIDRYQHSLQTATRAENAGECDEIVVAGLLHDIGDTISLYNHEEIGAQVLRPYVSQYTYWMLRQHGIFQGYYYFDKIGRNKDEREQFRGHPAFEMTERFCRDYDQVSFDPDYETRPVEHFMPRMRTIFGREPWGPYTRELWPVA